One segment of Daphnia magna isolate NIES linkage group LG2, ASM2063170v1.1, whole genome shotgun sequence DNA contains the following:
- the LOC116916725 gene encoding mRNA decay activator protein ZFP36L1 isoform X1, translating to MPSTLSRSYSVPVSFVPQPTRSVDASSTNNMNHQIDPKAVGAHRPLSRRRSNPPGSPDSDEGSLFGADSLSSLSSLLTNQLQQHNPSSLMMQLHRGHRKLDRSHSEPVVDRSQQLAQQQQQNQQQSNSSRYKTELCRPYEENGTCKYGDKCQFAHGFHELRSLIRHPKYKTELCRTFHTIGFCPYGPRCHFVHNAEEARNNSPPPPAVKNQHVHRGKFTLPAGGVGMCGNGSTADSPSPPSSLSESPTSMSTFFSDDMFPGNPFSPMGPPSSSGLGNASAFLFGASNDFVSPLFSSAKGNTYSSGFMNNNNNNNNNNNNNNLKRPIVSTGSSKFIPELDSPSPVGSLASDLDSLSLASSSGGSSPPPSISSPMDTSRALRLPIFSRISETLNED from the exons ATGCCTTCCACTTTATCCCGTAGTTATTCCGTGCCAGTGAGCTTTGTTCCACAACCAACTCGTTCTGTAGATGCGTCATCC ACCAACAACATGAATCATCAAATTGACCCGAAAGCTGTTGGCGCTCACAGGCCATTGAGTCGTCGCCGTTCTAATCCTCCAGGCAGCCCAGATTCTGATGAGGGCAGCTTGTTTGGAGCTGATTCGCTATCATCGTTATCGTCTCTGTTGACCAATCAATTGCAACAACACAATCCTTCATCGTTGATGATGCAATTGCATCGTGGTCACCGCAAACTGGACAGGAGCCACAGCGAGCCGGTGGTCGATCGATCGCAGCAATTGgctcaacagcaacaacagaaTCAACAACAATCGAATTCCAGTCGCTACAAGACGGAACTATGTCGACCTTACGAAGAGAATGGCACGTGCAAATATGGCGACAAGTGCCAATTTGCGCACGGATTTCACGAACTTCGCAGTCTCATTCGTCATCCGAAATACAAGACGGAATTGTGTCGCACTTTCCATACCATTGGCTTTTGCCCTTATGGCCCGCGTTGCCATTTCGTTCATAATGCCGAAGAAGCTCGCAATAATTCGCCTCCGCCGCCGGCCGTCAAGAATCAGCACGTTCATCGTGGTAAATTTACGCTTCCGGCTGGCGGAGTCGGCATGTGCGGCAATGGATCGACTGCTGATTCTCCGTCTCCTCCGTCGTCGTTGAGCGAGTCGCCGACTTCGATGAGCACTTTCTTTTCGGACGACATGTTTCCGGGTAATCCGTTTTCGCCCATGGGCCCTCCGTCTTCGTCTGGATTGGGAAATGCGTCCGCATTCCTTTTTGGCGCATCGAACGATTTCGTATCGCCGCTTTTTTCATCCGCCAAAGGCAACACTTACTCGTCTGGATTTAtgaacaacaataacaacaacaacaacaataataataataataatttgaaacGTCCAATTGTTTCTACGGGAAGCAGCAAATTTATTCCGGAATTGGATTCACCGTCTCCGGTGGGCTCGTTGGCTTCCGATTTGGATTCATTGAGTCTGGCTAGTAGCAGCGGTGGCTCTAGCCCTCCTCCATCCATATCCAGCCCGATGGATACTTCACGTGCTCTCCGGCTGCCCATTTTCAGCCGCATTTCCGAGACTTTGAACGAAGATTGA
- the LOC116916785 gene encoding PHD finger protein 23, translating to MADTLFKAPRTRKSPRQDDYEPPPSSHSGKRPRTSEDFLLFCKFILEHENYEMLKHEELRSKASSPIGSTGSESTKSETPSSNSGEERKVSSDSDSDDGDIDDGYNTVTCYCGKPFAGRPMIECSHCLTWIHLSCARIRRTNIPDEFICAKCREKGVTQLTNQS from the exons ATGGCTGATACGTTATTTAAAG CTCCAAGAACAAGGAAATCTCCGCGACAAGATGACTATGAG CCTCCTCCATCATCACATTCAGGGAAAAGACCTAGAACTTCAGAAGATTTCCTCCTTTTCTGCAAGTTCATTTTAGAGCATGAAAACTATGAAATGCTAAAACATGAG GAATTGAGATCTAAAGCAAGTAGCCCAATTGGGAGCACTGGTTCTGAAAGCACCAAGTCAGAAACTCCCTCATCCAACAGTGGTGAAGAGAGAAAAGTGTCTTCAGACAGTGACTCTG ATGATGGTGACATTGACGATGGTTACAATACTGTGACGTGTTACTGTGGTAAACCCTTTGCTGGCCGGCCAATGATTGAATGCAGTCACTGCTTGACATGGATTCACCTCTCTTGTGCCAGGATCCGAAGGACCAATATCCCTGATGAATTCATCTGCGCCAAGTGCCGAGAGAAGGGAGTCACCCAATTGACTAATCAGTCCTAA
- the LOC116916777 gene encoding 60S ribosomal protein L15 has translation MGAYKYMQELYRKKQSDVMRFLLRMRCWQYRQLHRVHRAPRPTRPDKARRMGYRATQGFVIYRVRVRRGGRKRPVPKGCTYGKPKGHGVNHLKPTRNLQAIAEERVGRRCGGLRVLNSYWVGQDSTFKFYEVILVDTAHKAVRRNPKTQWIVNPVHKHRELRGLTSASKKSRGLGKGHGFCQTNGGSRRATWKRRNTLSLLRKR, from the exons ATGggtgcatacaagtatatgcaAGAGTTGTACCGCAAGAAGCAGAGCGATGTTATGCGATTTTTGCTCCGTATGAGGTGTTGGCAATACCGCCAGCTTCACCGTGTGCATCGCGCACCCAGGCCAACCAGGCCTGACAAGGCTCGTCGCATGGGGTACCGTGCTACGCAAG GTTTTGTTATCTACCGTGTCCGAGTACGTCGTGGTGGTCGCAAGCGCCCAGTTCCTAAGGGTTGCACGTATGGTAAACCCAAGGGTCATGGTGTCAATCACTTGAAACCTACTCGCAACCTCCAAGCGATTGCTGAG GAACGTGTTGGCCGTCGTTGTGGTGGGCTACGTGTTCTCAACTCATATTGGGTTGGACAGGATTCCACTTTTAAATTCTACGAAGTTATCCTCGTTGACACTGCCCACAAG GCCGTTCGTCGCAATCCCAAGACACAATGGATCGTCAACCCTGTACACAAGCATCGCGAGCTCCGCGGTTTGACGTCAGCATCCAAGAAATCTCGGGGTCTTGGAAAGGGACACGGATTTTGCCAAACAAATGGTGGATCAAGGCGGGCTACCTGGAAGAGGCGCAACACTCTCTCTCTTCTCCGCAAACGTTAA
- the LOC116916755 gene encoding LOW QUALITY PROTEIN: phosphatidylinositol N-acetylglucosaminyltransferase subunit C (The sequence of the model RefSeq protein was modified relative to this genomic sequence to represent the inferred CDS: deleted 1 base in 1 codon), producing the protein MAEKKSTSNQTWTKVLYQRSTYPDNYTDPKFLEEIKRNVHFKPVDSRTAVLKSTRISTQISVTVIFWAVFLQLKEGNGSWELTYGMFSCLIVAAYVVSFRFNNILPVLKNVLLFIAVGYGCTPVLKTLTDTISTDSIYAMSVVLMLVHIGFHQYGMGGVCVSPYISLNAAICGAICLASRLQETRHAFALLALAVQAFALFPELYEALNYTPIAFTILTVGAFFCMVSISIVSASLFLVSIFCVNIIFPLCFVWAQQYKNNIYGPWDEAMVFNR; encoded by the exons ATGGCTGAAAAAAAGTCGACTTCAAACCAAACATGGACAAAAGTTCTATACCAACGCAGCACCTATCCGGATAATTACACTGAT CCCAAATTTTTGGAAGAAATAAAACGTAACGTGCATTTTAAACCTGTAGACTCACGAACGGCTGTGTTGAAATCGACTAGAATATCTACGCAGATCAGCGTAACAGTTATTTTTTGGGCGGTTTTCCTCCAACTCAAGGAAGGCAATGGATCTTGGGAGCTGACATATGGAATGTTTTCTTGCCTAATAGTTGCTGCCTATGTAGTGTCCTTCCGCTTTAACAACATCTTACCTGTCCTAAAAAATGTTCTCCTTTTCATAGCTGTTGGGTATGGTTGTACACCTGTACTCAAAACCTTGACAGATACAATTAGTACAGATTCCATCTATGCAATGAGTGTAGTTCTTATGTTAGTGCACATTGGTTTTCATCAATACGGCATGGGTGGAGTATGTGTCTCTCCTTATATTTCCCTCAATGCAGCCATTTGTGGAGCAATATGCCTTGCATCACGACTCCAAGAAACAAGACATGCCTTTGCACTGTTGGCTTTGGCTGTGCAGGCATTTGCTTTATTCCCAGAATTGTATGAAGCCCTTAATTATACTCCAATTGCTTTCACAATTTTAACTGTTGGTGCCTTCTTCTGTAtggtttctatttctattgtTTCAGCATCACTATTTCTTGTCTCCATATTTTGTGTAAACATAATTTTCCCATTGTGCTTTGTTTGGGCCCAACAGTATAAAAACAATATATATGGTCCATGGGATGAGGCCATGGTTTTCAACAGATGA
- the LOC116916725 gene encoding mRNA decay activator protein ZFP36L1 isoform X2, translated as MSALARSLNDYQTNNMNHQIDPKAVGAHRPLSRRRSNPPGSPDSDEGSLFGADSLSSLSSLLTNQLQQHNPSSLMMQLHRGHRKLDRSHSEPVVDRSQQLAQQQQQNQQQSNSSRYKTELCRPYEENGTCKYGDKCQFAHGFHELRSLIRHPKYKTELCRTFHTIGFCPYGPRCHFVHNAEEARNNSPPPPAVKNQHVHRGKFTLPAGGVGMCGNGSTADSPSPPSSLSESPTSMSTFFSDDMFPGNPFSPMGPPSSSGLGNASAFLFGASNDFVSPLFSSAKGNTYSSGFMNNNNNNNNNNNNNNLKRPIVSTGSSKFIPELDSPSPVGSLASDLDSLSLASSSGGSSPPPSISSPMDTSRALRLPIFSRISETLNED; from the exons ATGTCGGCATTAGCGAGATCACTTAACGATTATCAG ACCAACAACATGAATCATCAAATTGACCCGAAAGCTGTTGGCGCTCACAGGCCATTGAGTCGTCGCCGTTCTAATCCTCCAGGCAGCCCAGATTCTGATGAGGGCAGCTTGTTTGGAGCTGATTCGCTATCATCGTTATCGTCTCTGTTGACCAATCAATTGCAACAACACAATCCTTCATCGTTGATGATGCAATTGCATCGTGGTCACCGCAAACTGGACAGGAGCCACAGCGAGCCGGTGGTCGATCGATCGCAGCAATTGgctcaacagcaacaacagaaTCAACAACAATCGAATTCCAGTCGCTACAAGACGGAACTATGTCGACCTTACGAAGAGAATGGCACGTGCAAATATGGCGACAAGTGCCAATTTGCGCACGGATTTCACGAACTTCGCAGTCTCATTCGTCATCCGAAATACAAGACGGAATTGTGTCGCACTTTCCATACCATTGGCTTTTGCCCTTATGGCCCGCGTTGCCATTTCGTTCATAATGCCGAAGAAGCTCGCAATAATTCGCCTCCGCCGCCGGCCGTCAAGAATCAGCACGTTCATCGTGGTAAATTTACGCTTCCGGCTGGCGGAGTCGGCATGTGCGGCAATGGATCGACTGCTGATTCTCCGTCTCCTCCGTCGTCGTTGAGCGAGTCGCCGACTTCGATGAGCACTTTCTTTTCGGACGACATGTTTCCGGGTAATCCGTTTTCGCCCATGGGCCCTCCGTCTTCGTCTGGATTGGGAAATGCGTCCGCATTCCTTTTTGGCGCATCGAACGATTTCGTATCGCCGCTTTTTTCATCCGCCAAAGGCAACACTTACTCGTCTGGATTTAtgaacaacaataacaacaacaacaacaataataataataataatttgaaacGTCCAATTGTTTCTACGGGAAGCAGCAAATTTATTCCGGAATTGGATTCACCGTCTCCGGTGGGCTCGTTGGCTTCCGATTTGGATTCATTGAGTCTGGCTAGTAGCAGCGGTGGCTCTAGCCCTCCTCCATCCATATCCAGCCCGATGGATACTTCACGTGCTCTCCGGCTGCCCATTTTCAGCCGCATTTCCGAGACTTTGAACGAAGATTGA
- the LOC116916688 gene encoding GRIP1-associated protein 1 → MSSAISHEEFHRIQTQLLDLRTANYTLMEESNRYKNEAKNTVLKLDSLEKEYQKAQRALDKSRKAKDVEMLFAENDSLQNKLISQEEQFREQNQALLQELANLVAANEKLEAVVKSQQGGRELADAYSQCDLSTELYEKLLSEEKQRFELLSEQFCEKVNQMTDLTATLNEMRSNFDAQVMCLKKEISLLQIEAEKVGPLSEQLENSSIEKNTLCNEINQLKDHIDELKHSCQQEISQLHEAHRLEIDTQKTLHAEEVKQYEIQVELAAAQRAEFEDEAARARQEAQDAQEDVRISERRILSVTADLRRQLRGERRRADKLQERLRDVASDAPNSLPKADASIDHDNCSVSSWSLMSGQNEGNASATPSSPFPPTDSPSSGSEKNGSRSEGEQAPDLASENSRLVNRLATMQQEKWRLEERVLHLEEANAAMADEMVKRGKLIQHYCMEGRASPAKPESSSSMLLSPGSEKLSVRRMVSLIRQIGGDAEGETDVQQRRLRRMLEETLTKNMHLQEDIERLSQEIVRLSQIVGSSNTSPVVHRLPSNHIEAAVMNSA, encoded by the exons ATGTCCTCGGCCATTTCACATGAAGAATTTCATCGTATTCAAACACAACTACTGGATCTTCGGACAGCAAACTATACTCTGATGGAAGAATCAAATCGATACAAGAATG AGGCAAAAAACACTGTTTTAAAACTTGATAGTTTGGAGAAAGAATATCAGAAAGCCCAACGTGCTTTGGATAAAAGCAGAAAAGCAAAAGATGTTGAAATGTTATTTGCAGAAAATGATTCTTTGCAGAATAAGCTCATATCTCAAGAAGAACAGTTCAGAGAGCAAAATCAGGCACTTCTTCAAGAACTTGCTAAT CTTGTTGCAGCCAATGAAAAGCTTGAAGCTGTTGTGAAATCCCAGCAAGGGGGGCGTGAACTGGCTGATGCATATAGCCAATGTGATTTATCTACAGAGCTTTATGAGAAGCTACTATCTGAAGAAAAACAGCGTTTTGAGCTGCTTAGTGAACAGTTCTGTGAGAAAGTCAATCAAATGACAGACCTGACTGCCACCTTGAATGAAATGAGGTCAAATTTTGATGCTCAAGTGATgtgtttaaagaaagaaatatcaCTCTTACAA ATAGAAGCAGAGAAAGTTGGACCATTGTCGGAACAGTTAGAAAATAGTAGCATAGAAAAGAATACTCTATGCAACGAAATTAATCAACTTAAAGATCACATTGATGAGTTAAAACATTCCTGTCAACAAGAAATATCTCAACTACATGAAGCACATCGCTTAGAAATAGATACGCAAA AAACCCTTCATGCAGAGGAGGTGAAGCAGTACGAAATTCAGGTTGAACTGGCGGCCGCCCAAAGAGCAGAATTTGAAGACGAGGCAGCACGAGCTCGCCAAGAAGCTCAAGATGCACAGGAAGATGTTCGCATCTCTGAACGAAGAATTTTATCTGTCACGGCAGATTTAAGAAGGCAATTGCGAGGCGAACGTCGTAGAGCCGACAAGCTTCAGGAGCGTCTTCGTGACGTTGCCAGTGATGCGCCCAACTCGCTGCCTAAAGCTGACGCGTCGATCGACCATGACAACTGCTCAGTTTCCTCTTGGAGCTTGATGAGCGGGCAAAACGAAGGAAATGCCTCAGCCACTCCGTCCTCTCCCTTTCCACCAACG GATTCACCTAGTAGTGGTTCGGAGAAGAATGGTTCTCGATCAGAAGGAGAACAAGCCCCAGACTTGGCGAGCGAAAATTCACGATTGGTCAATCGTTTGGCAACGATGCAGCAAGAGAAATGGAGATTGGAGGAACGAGTTTTACATTTGGAAGAAGCCAATGCGGCAATGGCTGACGAAATGGTTAAACGAGGCAAATTGATTCAGCATTATTGCATGGAAGGTCGAGCTAGTCCAGCGAAACCAG AGAGTTCCAGCTCTATGTTGTTGAGTCCCGGTAGCGAAAAACTCAGCGTCCGTCGAATGGTTAGCCTCATCCGCCAGATTGGTGGAGATGCGGAAGGAGAAACCGATGTTCAGCAGCGTCGACTTCGTCGTATGCTCGAAGAAACCTTAACTAAGAATATGCATCTTCAG GAGGATATTGAACGACTCTCTCAGGAAATTGTCCGTCTTAGCCAGATTGTTGGGTCGAGCAATACTTCTCCAGTCGTCCACCGTTTGCCTTCTAACCACATTGAAGCTGCTGTCATGAATTCGGCTTGA